In the genome of Lentisphaera araneosa HTCC2155, one region contains:
- a CDS encoding Gfo/Idh/MocA family protein has protein sequence MKKAKIGLGVIGISAENMGSTMFLLKDEADLRYSLEAICSNEEGIHDLAKEKTVPFATMDYRELVEHPQVDVVAVYSPDGLHAEHCLAALEAGKHVICTKPMVTSLEYAKAIVQAVRKSGTKFLLGQTMRFDRQFSALRKFYKEGDLGEIMAAEAYYNHDMRPVYDFTPWRLSMPQDLMYGGVTHPVDILRSFMGDIAEVHCFSTKGKLTPEFPQDNLFFLNLKFDSGAIAQVRGLYDVVEPPSPMMQVTLYGTKATAVAEFSDNGPGRIVYSMDGQKERQEFHFEPEKDLSVYGHGATVIRYMRHLQDCLDKDLPPSPNEIDGAKAVSVAHSAWESSRTGTMQTIFNNF, from the coding sequence ATGAAAAAAGCAAAAATTGGTTTGGGCGTGATTGGTATCAGTGCTGAGAATATGGGTAGTACGATGTTTTTGCTAAAGGATGAAGCGGATTTGCGCTATTCGCTAGAGGCCATTTGCTCTAATGAAGAGGGGATACACGATCTAGCTAAAGAGAAAACTGTGCCTTTTGCTACGATGGATTACCGAGAACTCGTGGAACATCCTCAAGTCGATGTGGTGGCGGTTTATTCACCGGATGGCTTACATGCTGAGCATTGCCTCGCAGCACTGGAGGCGGGCAAGCATGTGATTTGTACTAAACCCATGGTGACGAGTCTTGAGTATGCAAAGGCTATTGTCCAAGCAGTAAGAAAAAGCGGGACTAAATTTTTATTGGGTCAAACTATGCGTTTTGATCGTCAATTTAGCGCTCTGCGCAAATTTTATAAAGAAGGTGATTTGGGCGAAATTATGGCCGCAGAGGCTTATTATAATCACGATATGCGCCCCGTTTATGACTTCACTCCTTGGCGCCTTAGCATGCCGCAAGATTTGATGTATGGCGGGGTGACTCATCCCGTCGATATTTTGCGCAGTTTTATGGGTGATATTGCCGAAGTTCACTGTTTTTCGACTAAGGGTAAACTTACTCCCGAATTTCCCCAGGATAACTTATTCTTTCTCAATCTTAAATTTGACTCAGGCGCTATTGCGCAGGTACGCGGGCTCTATGATGTGGTTGAACCACCAAGTCCGATGATGCAAGTGACGCTTTATGGGACTAAAGCTACAGCAGTAGCGGAATTTAGTGATAATGGTCCCGGAAGAATTGTTTATTCGATGGATGGACAAAAAGAAAGGCAAGAGTTCCATTTTGAACCCGAAAAAGACCTCAGCGTTTATGGTCATGGTGCGACGGTTATTCGCTATATGCGCCATTTACAAGATTGCCTAGATAAAGATCTTC
- a CDS encoding Gfo/Idh/MocA family protein, translated as MNQDKSNLSRRGFLQGIGGAGALLGMGALNQQSLAAEAPRDAQGNIIPGFEKNQNTGTHAQGWKPISDRKIRVGIAGYGLCQFGASWFYQNHPNVEVVAATDLDPGRCAALAKAVGAKKTYPSCEEMIKDKSIEAVYIATDAPSHARLAIMALNHGKHVASAVPAVFGFEAEDEAEELFNAVKKSGMKYMMNETSTFHAGLYADRMQYQAGALGKVIYSEGEYYHDFGPHGLASYNPKNGKIDKNGWRRGLVPMWYPTHSTAYYVSVTGGRFTEVSGLGTKSLYAEFQAENNEHKNPFGTEVAMLKTSEGGISRMAVSWDMKNAHGEKGRCYGQKPRSNKVKGTRPALPPGVNAGHHGGSHGQLTSNFIESILLDKKPIVDIGDALNMTLAGVIAHKSALAGGEWMKIPQYDL; from the coding sequence ATGAATCAAGATAAATCGAACTTATCTCGTCGTGGATTTTTACAGGGCATAGGAGGTGCTGGTGCTCTACTTGGCATGGGCGCTCTGAATCAACAGAGTTTAGCAGCTGAAGCACCGCGTGATGCCCAAGGCAATATTATTCCGGGTTTTGAAAAAAATCAGAATACAGGAACACATGCGCAAGGTTGGAAGCCCATTTCTGACCGTAAGATTCGTGTGGGGATAGCGGGCTACGGTCTCTGTCAATTTGGTGCTTCTTGGTTTTATCAAAATCATCCCAATGTTGAAGTTGTGGCGGCAACTGATCTCGATCCAGGACGTTGTGCGGCCTTAGCAAAAGCAGTGGGTGCGAAAAAAACTTATCCATCTTGTGAAGAGATGATCAAGGACAAGAGTATTGAGGCGGTATATATTGCCACTGATGCGCCGAGTCATGCTCGTCTCGCTATCATGGCGCTCAATCATGGCAAGCACGTCGCTTCTGCAGTTCCCGCAGTTTTTGGTTTTGAAGCGGAAGATGAAGCTGAAGAACTCTTTAATGCGGTCAAGAAAAGCGGTATGAAATACATGATGAACGAGACCTCAACATTTCACGCGGGGCTTTACGCCGATCGCATGCAGTACCAAGCAGGAGCCTTGGGTAAAGTAATTTACTCTGAGGGTGAATATTATCATGACTTTGGCCCTCATGGCTTAGCAAGTTATAATCCCAAGAATGGTAAAATTGATAAGAATGGTTGGCGCCGTGGACTCGTTCCCATGTGGTATCCGACACATTCAACTGCTTATTATGTTTCTGTTACGGGTGGGCGTTTTACTGAGGTGTCAGGCTTGGGTACCAAGAGCCTTTACGCTGAATTCCAAGCAGAAAATAATGAGCATAAAAACCCCTTTGGCACTGAAGTTGCCATGTTGAAGACAAGTGAGGGAGGTATCTCCCGTATGGCCGTGAGTTGGGATATGAAAAATGCCCATGGAGAAAAGGGGCGTTGTTATGGTCAAAAACCACGAAGCAATAAAGTTAAGGGCACTCGACCAGCACTGCCTCCAGGGGTGAATGCAGGACATCATGGTGGATCACATGGTCAGTTAACCAGTAATTTCATCGAATCCATCTTATTGGATAAAAAACCGATAGTCGACATCGGTGATGCTCTCAATATGACTCTCGCTGGAGTGATTGCCCACAAATCAGCACTCGCTGGTGGCGAATGGATGAAGATTCCTCAGTACGATCTATAA
- a CDS encoding LamG-like jellyroll fold domain-containing protein, translated as MNFNLFIFLSFCGFSVMATDPVYRHWSFDEVSNNQVKDHSGNQVDLNLSSQKSDDGVLGKGLEFPAGSQALDLGDLGLKAPVTLSFWMKTNTTQNDGRIFSQLNGPVHGQAGALRINGINIELWNAKNWISIIKGISDQGLWQHIAFVFRQDGKVIGYLNGKASSAYRSSFDFKGVSAGLAGKYMGQYGENFIGSLDDFRIYKSALNEQEIKDLYPSDLFEKSQKLLAKEVKNQIGANGLYDWKDNMVIAPRMRDAAGLLLPLQSYDETIKRGMSFILDDHLEWFGAEETLLDDKGKMQRPWVYYSNVQHNGIPFPRAVDRMTSYPAFHHALNIKTFISYWKYAGDERALQEAIDLADWDIANSTPTDWAYGSMPYSTFEHKKPGGFRDGAGIMPDKSAILALAYLDLYEATGKDRFLKAGEAIAKTLSLRQRPNGTWPFRVDPKTERVVEEYTSSVIYAVKLFERVDKFNENSHYRPYRDKTWHWLVNGPIKTKEFRGFYEDIPPSPRGRTNYDCLDTIRYLLANRTEDNGYLEMAIELNQWIEKIFLDKISGFEPAEGIREQLQCNYVMGIHSLNWASMLMELAQATGDEKMRQRAQQTANYTTYYLQPDNRIVVGFDYKQLWYSCHVGVILYLFDFVETSKKNPKSKVRFKI; from the coding sequence GGAAGTCAAGCGCTTGACTTAGGTGACTTAGGTTTAAAGGCTCCTGTGACGCTTAGTTTTTGGATGAAAACAAATACGACGCAAAATGATGGTAGAATCTTTTCACAGCTCAATGGTCCCGTTCATGGTCAAGCGGGTGCTTTGCGCATCAATGGGATTAATATTGAATTGTGGAATGCAAAGAATTGGATTTCTATCATCAAAGGCATCAGTGATCAAGGCTTATGGCAGCATATAGCCTTTGTTTTTAGGCAAGATGGGAAAGTGATTGGCTACCTCAATGGTAAAGCGAGTAGTGCATACAGAAGTTCTTTTGATTTTAAGGGAGTCAGTGCAGGGCTGGCAGGCAAATATATGGGCCAATATGGTGAAAATTTCATTGGCAGTTTGGATGATTTTAGGATCTACAAAAGTGCTTTAAATGAGCAAGAAATTAAGGACTTATACCCTAGTGATTTATTTGAGAAGTCTCAAAAGTTACTTGCTAAAGAAGTGAAAAATCAAATTGGGGCTAATGGCCTATACGACTGGAAAGATAACATGGTGATTGCGCCACGAATGCGTGATGCGGCAGGACTTTTATTGCCTTTGCAATCCTATGATGAAACGATTAAACGCGGCATGTCTTTTATCTTAGATGATCACTTAGAGTGGTTTGGCGCAGAAGAAACCTTGCTAGATGACAAGGGGAAAATGCAGAGACCTTGGGTTTATTATTCTAACGTTCAGCACAATGGCATACCTTTCCCGAGAGCGGTCGATAGAATGACTTCTTACCCAGCTTTTCACCATGCACTTAATATAAAAACCTTTATTTCTTATTGGAAATATGCGGGGGATGAACGAGCCTTGCAGGAGGCCATTGATTTAGCGGATTGGGATATAGCCAATAGCACACCAACTGACTGGGCTTATGGTAGCATGCCCTACAGTACTTTTGAGCACAAAAAGCCAGGTGGCTTTCGCGATGGTGCGGGGATTATGCCCGATAAATCAGCTATCTTAGCACTGGCTTATCTCGACCTGTATGAGGCGACTGGCAAAGATCGTTTCCTCAAAGCAGGAGAAGCGATTGCAAAAACCTTGAGCTTGCGTCAGCGTCCCAATGGAACTTGGCCCTTTAGAGTCGATCCCAAGACCGAAAGAGTGGTCGAGGAATATACCAGTAGCGTGATTTATGCGGTGAAGTTATTCGAGCGCGTGGACAAGTTTAACGAGAATAGTCATTATCGTCCCTATCGCGATAAAACTTGGCATTGGTTGGTGAATGGTCCCATCAAAACTAAAGAATTCCGTGGCTTTTACGAAGATATTCCCCCGAGCCCACGTGGCCGTACAAATTATGATTGCCTCGATACGATTCGCTACCTCTTGGCCAATAGAACAGAAGATAACGGCTACCTCGAAATGGCCATTGAACTGAATCAATGGATTGAGAAGATCTTTTTGGATAAGATTTCCGGTTTTGAGCCAGCGGAAGGGATTCGCGAGCAATTGCAATGCAATTATGTGATGGGGATCCATAGCTTGAACTGGGCGTCTATGCTGATGGAATTAGCACAAGCAACAGGCGACGAAAAGATGCGTCAACGCGCCCAACAAACCGCCAATTACACCACTTATTACCTTCAGCCTGATAATCGTATAGTTGTGGGTTTCGATTATAAGCAGTTGTGGTATAGCTGTCACGTCGGTGTCATTCTTTACCTCTTTGATTTTGTTGAGACAAGTAAGAAAAATCCCAAGAGCAAGGTCAGATTTAAAATTTAA
- a CDS encoding type II secretion system protein, with the protein MNTNSLKQPRSFTLIELLVVVAIIGILASLVLPALGKARKKARTAVCKSNLRQIGTLSQMYSDDHNGSFASYDSNTVQVQYDYQNWGGKQGTEYQGTIRFLNPYLGIEGPVTTTSKGAIEVFKCPSDDGTEGTWGRGPTIWDAFGTSYLYNNSENGNNHISSMVGRTQNSIANPSQVILANDFSFNAFFVNLVPFHISSWHKEDNGWGNVLFVDGHVAFRQANYTAGNNHTFDDWTFMLDGP; encoded by the coding sequence ATGAATACAAATAGCTTAAAACAGCCAAGAAGTTTCACCTTGATTGAATTGCTCGTGGTCGTAGCAATCATTGGAATATTAGCATCGCTTGTATTACCAGCTTTAGGAAAAGCGAGGAAAAAAGCTAGGACAGCAGTGTGCAAGAGTAACCTAAGACAAATAGGTACCCTGAGTCAAATGTATTCAGATGATCATAATGGATCATTTGCTAGTTATGATAGCAATACTGTTCAGGTTCAATATGATTACCAGAACTGGGGTGGCAAGCAAGGGACAGAGTATCAGGGGACGATACGTTTTTTAAACCCCTATCTCGGAATAGAAGGTCCTGTGACAACAACAAGTAAAGGAGCCATTGAGGTTTTTAAATGTCCGAGTGACGATGGTACAGAAGGAACTTGGGGTAGGGGTCCAACGATTTGGGATGCTTTTGGAACGAGTTATTTATATAATAATAGCGAAAATGGTAATAATCATATCTCGTCCATGGTGGGACGTACACAAAATAGTATAGCCAATCCATCACAAGTCATTCTTGCGAACGATTTTTCCTTTAATGCGTTTTTTGTTAATTTGGTTCCTTTTCACATTAGTTCTTGGCACAAAGAGGATAATGGTTGGGGGAACGTTTTGTTTGTTGACGGCCATGTAGCTTTTCGACAAGCCAATTATACGGCGGGGAACAATCACACTTTTGATGATTGGACTTTCATGCTCGATGGACCGTAA